Proteins encoded together in one Pelagicoccus sp. SDUM812003 window:
- a CDS encoding HAMP domain-containing sensor histidine kinase, whose translation MQLGKSKIERPSSRADALHSLLKLVCELTGMNAALIARKTENEWRAYAAHECEQIGISPGDTLRLGQTSFGTNGDSWATVFGESMPRDMLPSHLTERRSERRSYLLVPLFRANGSVTEAICAFDGNAAALEPRIDACLTVVANLVALQLREENTFLTLKTTLTRERANSQSREEFIAVLGHDLRSPLNGIKGATEVIAQSDTTLSHSDMIEVIRDSCTQISCLIEDVLDFARGQLGSGIPLSKGPALDLSLLVAISVSELRVAYPNRQVVLRSVGNLSARVDEVRFRQLLSNLIGNALKHSPLETPVEVKLDSGGNTIRITITNQGPPMSPQTLKELFTPFARGGHSGSKSGLGLGLYIAAEIARAHGGSVEARCDDAGTTFTAYLPNALDS comes from the coding sequence ATGCAATTGGGAAAATCAAAAATAGAACGACCTTCGAGTCGCGCTGACGCGCTGCATTCGCTGCTGAAACTGGTGTGCGAGCTCACCGGCATGAACGCGGCGCTGATCGCCCGCAAAACCGAGAACGAATGGAGAGCCTACGCCGCGCACGAGTGCGAACAGATCGGCATATCTCCAGGCGACACCTTGAGACTAGGCCAGACGAGCTTCGGAACAAACGGTGATTCGTGGGCAACGGTTTTCGGCGAATCGATGCCAAGGGATATGCTGCCGTCTCACCTCACGGAACGTAGAAGCGAACGCCGCAGTTACCTGCTCGTTCCTCTCTTCCGAGCAAACGGAAGCGTTACCGAAGCCATCTGCGCTTTCGACGGCAATGCCGCCGCCCTCGAACCGCGCATCGACGCCTGCCTCACTGTCGTGGCGAATCTCGTCGCCCTCCAGCTCCGTGAGGAAAACACGTTTCTGACTTTGAAGACGACGCTAACGCGCGAGCGGGCCAACAGCCAATCGCGAGAGGAGTTCATCGCCGTTCTGGGCCACGATCTGCGAAGCCCGCTAAACGGGATCAAGGGCGCCACAGAAGTCATCGCTCAATCGGACACGACGCTCAGCCACTCCGACATGATCGAGGTGATACGCGACAGCTGCACACAAATATCGTGTCTCATCGAGGACGTGCTCGACTTCGCTCGAGGTCAGCTCGGCTCGGGAATTCCACTGTCAAAGGGACCCGCCTTAGACCTGTCGCTTTTGGTCGCTATATCCGTCTCCGAACTACGCGTTGCCTATCCGAACCGGCAAGTCGTTCTGCGCAGCGTCGGGAATCTCTCAGCCCGCGTCGACGAGGTTCGCTTTCGCCAATTGCTGTCCAACCTGATCGGCAACGCCCTGAAGCATAGCCCCCTCGAAACACCCGTAGAGGTGAAGCTCGACAGCGGGGGAAACACGATACGCATCACGATTACCAACCAAGGCCCACCGATGTCGCCCCAGACCCTGAAAGAACTGTTCACGCCCTTCGCTCGAGGCGGCCATAGCGGGTCCAAATCGGGCCTCGGGCTCGGCCTGTATATCGCGGCCGAAATCGCCCGGGCCCACGGCGGCAGCGTCGAGGCGCGTTGCGACGACGCCGGCACCACCTTCACCGCATATCTGCCCAACGCGCTCGACTCCTAG
- a CDS encoding DUF2934 domain-containing protein, with amino-acid sequence MNTHTHEEISQQAEQLWRSQGCPEGHDTEIWLEAERNLSEGKNLPSSPEPDKTANQAAAKKERARAPQVAQYEAPKSKPAELGKPLWPQPQSS; translated from the coding sequence ATGAATACACACACGCACGAAGAAATCTCCCAGCAAGCCGAACAACTCTGGCGTAGCCAAGGATGCCCCGAAGGGCACGACACTGAAATCTGGCTCGAAGCAGAGCGGAACTTGAGCGAGGGCAAAAATCTGCCTTCAAGCCCCGAGCCGGATAAAACGGCCAACCAAGCGGCGGCAAAGAAGGAACGTGCCCGCGCCCCGCAGGTCGCGCAATACGAGGCCCCCAAGTCCAAGCCCGCCGAACTGGGCAAGCCCCTCTGGCCCCAGCCGCAATCGTCGTAA